The DNA region gttccctgggtcttccctcacaccctctgtgtaaattggaatagcaatggctacgtcccagtcaggggggacctctcctgactcccaaaacatttggtaggtgatcgacaggggtcctgccatcacattcaccagctccttcagtgctctggggtgaatcccatcaggccccgtggacttgtgaacattaatctgatccagttggtgcctcatgatttcagtgtccacaaatggacagtctctgttcccacagccgagctcctccaactcaggggaccgggcagcccaagctctagctgcattattaaagcctgaggccaaaaaagcatggcatgcctctgctttctcttcatccctattagtcagatgaccatcttcaagtattggtccaatgctttcttttgacctccccttgctattagcatactttaaaaagcccttcttgttttctgagacaacactggccagtttcaactctaattgagctttgacctttcctgccttctccctgcatatacgaaccacagctctgtaatcttcctgcgaagcctgaccctgcttccagagactgaagcatttcttttcctcctgaacttcacaaggcaggatctgcagttcaggaacttggctcattaacatgcaaaacgccctaacaagccaagcctctgggcagttttcaggaatccctcggttcttatgcagtaagtgatcgggatttcagaagtgacagtatcacaatactaaaaaataagaaactatttcttctttctaatattttatctattttttttcttacacgtggggtgatatcagcaatctccagtcaatattgatcctgaatgtctcccgatgcagtttgaatatgcaagtcaagaccctttatgtcagactctacaagatggtagctggggatatcgaacacctgtttatatgctcgatagaataattaggttgcaagccgtactcaaagtaattaccaatcagaccgcctcagcattagaattaatagcggcccaacaaacacagatgcgaactgcaatgtaccagaatagattggcattaggctacctactagcagaagaagggggggtatgtggcaagtttaacacttcagaatgttgtcttcaaattgatgataacgggcaagctgtgagagatctagcaacgagcatcagaagactagcacgtgtcccggtgcaaaaatgcaaaatatgatagaggccaactggtgggataacttttttggagtatcttggtggaaaaaggtgggcttcatttcgttatgtgctactactgggctgctgttcataccttgctttattccttgtgcagtgagatggatttctagtgtggtagaaggaatgcaagtgaccagtctaccagatgcgaagggctcgaatcaagatgttacaccacagagaattatggtcctaaggaaaagggaccaccagaaggaagaacaaaatgagaggttacagttattattaaataaatgggaagaaggttatgagcttcagcaaaaaagtaatgaatgaaaagggggtgaactgtgagaaacgggttaagttttgcttcagcaaatggatatatgtttgttagtgtgtctgcactaagaaaggaggcttagtgatagtagaatctaatcaatggcacccaactaatccttagaactgccctgggtctgtcaagggatccttgtttacagaacgttatccaggtaaagagaaacagactggcatgtggccttcaatacaggaacccagaagataggggagtatcgataaggccaaagaaaccaggcctggacagtaaaactgctgagggggctgtgaagaccgctgagtggactaaggtcatctagagggcagctgatgaagaggaggatacgaccacctgaggaagtaaacgaccaccagagtgcttgtaattactaacactggacagtagatggcagcaaagacagtgaaataacttgtagcgtaatcaactaatcaaaggcgtgtttaggataatgatttcgtaggggaggtgtgtgtatgccctgtaaggtgaaaaggtgtgaactgaacctgtaacgggtcaggcggtcgggaagaatgtgagctccaacttctcaaccaacgagaagagagacagaaactccagcggccgggatagggtataaatacctaaaagctgaaagatgaggtgtgcctctgctttgagacgcaccacattcagcactgtttcgtataataaatttgtaatttttttatctttgcttcggcgactttgttctctatcaaattctaatcgtgagccggtgtttctcacaaatctcatgtctgtttcgatggtgagaaccccaggaggtgtagcattgaatgggccttcgacccaaatgcggcaaaccatgcagacaaccatgcagaccccctccatagcagacagtctcctctttcggtcattcaaaccactccaggattttcttagaaggaaacaacactattcgtcatctcgacagtcaaacagccaggacgtttccatgagaacttcctgcagcagtgccgggtacagggagggccacgcgggaggcagaatgtctggtacagactgggacctttctgcaggctcctgtgtgacaatgtgctgctgaggttgtcctgtggccaaggcatctgtgcagcacagcccaggggtgaaggccactctgtacgtacagcccagcccagcacgaactgctcgatgtacaatggttcttctgggcaggatcacagctcaggtttccccgtgagaagtcagctgaggtgctgtggcccaaatatgcactgccaggaggagtcccatgtctactcacagaactgggatggtttgggaatgaatgagatgtggtgggacatcttgctgagctgtggtgctgcaatggaagggtacaggctctgctggagggagtagcagggaagaggacgaccagcagaatgccccctgagtgaaggagcagctcagatctatggagctcctgtatgagatgggtcaagggttgagtgagcttgtgtgagtgaggatgagaggagaagccagtaagggtgaaaatgtcttggccattatactccacttgatcgggcacagtaggcagaataagtcttctaacagcaacctgaagaagtctccaagtcaatgagcaggttcctatggggaacagtagttgccctggcattcactggccaggcaaagacacagggtgccagcagcctggaggaccttgggacaacttcttaacacagctgccaggtgggcaaacaagggtgatgcacaaggggaggcaacgaggcactggagctggaaggaccttgtgttctctcctgggtctcagtggaagagacagaagccacaggcaagagaacaagggtctcagatctgttggggtgtcaacgccccaccaaggcccttggccatccccaccacagctacgctgtcctgtgcctgcttccttgtttccgacaccaaaatgtgggtgtctgaggatttgccaatgccagtgagttccccacatctcacctggtttcctccaaagccttgctactgctcatttatccccaagatttccaagctccagaatcctggagaatccacgccagaatcctctctgtagctccacatcccagcactgaacagccaacccccaatattccatttcttcttcctgcctttagcacactcactgctcccccccccactgctctctccctgcatgcccatgtgtctcacaaacccttcctctgcccctgcagtgctgagacctcagcccaggaggtttgtgcatcctccaggctcatggatgtttcctgaagtccatccaagtgtgggcagtgaaggaggggaaaggagcaagttgtcagcccatggggcattcctaagaacagccacccccagcagtgggcattccccatccgccaggctgaggcaggcacacaagagatgaatgtctgtatcacccctggtttgcagaggaagggtcttccttcctgccattgtcccaggacaagcctcttcctcagcctctgcccacaaacatccactgcttcccacggctggcttcagacacggctgtaaggattggctaaagccatcagccgtccccttgcttctcgctgacattgcttgaccctctctaacagacttacacgtggccaatcaccactgctcagggccactcgccctttggaagagcattttggactttcctggtgctttttataatcttcctcgctccctccagagcacatggtgggctttcttggccaaacagggcctttttcaccatctcttaagaaacagtcgtctttttatgatcctctatgtgggaatagtcatcccagaaaagcaccaaatgtatccaaatagcagttgagtgaagtgccagtaagaaccaggtgaggtccccccatggctgtggctccctggcaaggagcctcttctgagaaggtgatccggcctctgccactctctggagagggaaaccagcagcgtctgtgccacacggggacacaaggggtgacttttgcaagaccacccttcatctgaaccactttcaatatgtacttcaggatgggatatcataccttatatggcaaatactaatttaattgccattgtccagacttgctattgtggaagtagactgttactttaacatttcttttcatcattattattattttttgccactctaaaggaaatcacagaatcactggaaggatcactgatgctttatcaacagaagacccgccagctttgcatctcaagaaataggatgccagaggtcaagagaaggatgggttgggaaaactcatgggatttgggaaactgaagcgtgtgcccctctccccgacatcctgccctcctccgtgacctgtgtgagaaactccatccactgggtctgagctcacagtcgtgtcaagaaaacggtgtgtacctgcagccaatgttgtccttccagttcaggatttgagctcccacttaagaccaagaagcccaaggatcccagttcctagagggccaactaatgaggacatcccacaggctgggggagtttttctttactgacaaagattttgttgcctttttttcctccctctttgtaacttgactgtcagaattcatgcattgaatctactttgaccctttaaaactgtctctgtgaaaaaataatccagtatagttttggttttggttttttttttttttccccccgacccgactgtatttggagcattgaagagtctttccagatttggagtggtttttcagaatgtctgctccaagaggggaaatatctcagcctgcagatggaaggacaggaggaggacagcatcattcaggctcaaagggaattggaggatgtcttgaccaacctcccattgaaaacagggtcagacctgaagggtcagggctttgttcaaagatgtctggatccctttccaggacagagctgttgcacgctctctgggaaacagcttccagtgcttgactatcctcatgctggaaaaagttccgccttatctggcttgaccgtcccttttctcagcccattgcctcttgtccttgtatcttctaccatggatttgactcaggctcagtcttcctggtaactgtgcaatgctgctccatgttccccccaagagctcctctcctccaagctgaacaagcccagctctctaagcctcttctcacagtacaagctctgtcaatgttggtgtccctccactgacctggctccactttgcaagggctctctggcacggtgtggtgccaaaacctagggaagtattctggataaggtgtaacaagtgctgagcagactggctgtgctcctgcagctcaggaagctcttggccacctttgctgatggctcatgttttacccaatagaacccaagggccaccagggcctttcccgcagagctgctgcccacctgggcagtccctggtctctgtcatggcatgggtttagtccacctccaggtcaggacctattggctctcctgaagttcctatcggtctatcccgccagcctgtctaggtccctccggatggcaaccttgccctgcagtgcagtgtctgctctcttccttgtgaggtcacctgcaaatgttatgaaaaaggactctctcatacactaacccaaagacagccccccagcttgtagaaatcagatcctgccctgtcaccctcctggtgtgctgcctcacgataggataaggaaaggcgattCTTAgtattctcatggttctcatgcccaagtcttctcctgacaggagaaatgacactgctggaaatgaatctctcccacaatctctcccatctcctgagagaacatcagggctgacttcatcctgtttcacagcaggttcccccagggacacctccagggatcccagggggacagaaaagtgatgtcttgggctgttccttgggctgttgctctgctgctgagctgggccgggctcctgggatggagggagctcctggccatggggcagcgcggcagagagacagctctgcccaggagcagctcctctgccaagggctgagggcactgcctgcaggcactgagagacaacttgtgaggccaggagagctgaaaagcattcaggaatggatgaaaactgagagctcactgggggagaaaccttcaccgcccttcacaaaataagtctctggctgcagggcattgactctgcagttgctggagggatccagaagctgcacaacccacagcccgtgggatctgtaagtacaactctcacagtttctctagtgtagaggagaaggagaacttgtggagcagggcttccctgctgcaggggcagagggacagggcgtgatgtttctctctggtgcagtataatgcagagaggcttcctggagcagtctcctacagctggcatagcccgtgtctcatgtgatctgtcaggaaggctctcagggatctgttggtgctgagaaggattttcttgagagcagcggatgcccaccacatcatcaaagtgccaggacgtgtcggctgccttctcccagggatggctgcagggctgtgaaggtgggcgtgcagccaggggtgcccagggctgtccttccgagcagggtccctgtgtcccagggaactgtatgctggggcagggactctgtctcctgccagggtcagctctcagcctgcccggggagctgcccatgacagtgtggggagaagctgtggagggaaggggtgaccccagtctgggcatggcagggtccttctgcagtcgagaggatgctgcgtgggtcaggtttgctcacagctccacatcacccccaggacatttgcagagggtccttttgaagaaggacacagaggcagcatttagccaaaagaaatggaatctctgctttgaattttcccctcttggttggttagatgggcggtgggagatctgaatttacatctccattcccatgaaggcaatgagaccccagtttttgttagcacttgtccgagctgctcctttagcccgtgcacacccagagatgcccctgggccattccctgctgcagaaggtgtctgcagggcagagctgagccctcagcagctgggatggagtctctgagcactgaaagggaggagacctgggggcagagaaacagcccccagcagcgacagtgcaggcagcagaggcatgggcagggagtgagagggagctgctacaggaagggtgatgggaggggggattccagcacctccctgccatcccctgcagcgcagatgccttccctgcagcaacttccctctcccacacagtagagtccccaaccccttcatatcttggggacttagtcctgagtctccctcccagcagcccaagcaccaaagaggagaaatgctcgcgtgtctgactgtgtctccctgtcctgcctctcttggcaagagaactttggcgtgttcccctcttgtccctgctgcccttgttcctccccttcttttatctgtggtggggggggtgaggattcaaGTGAAGCTCAGACACTGGTGTGTCCATGGATGAAAAGCATCCCAATGACCTTAATCTTTCAGGCTCTCGTGACTGCAATGTGTTGGGTGAGTGTAAGCCGACGCTCACATCAGGATATTCCATCTATAGGACAGTTGACTTGAGTCAACTCAAGTCAACATCCCCTTGCAGTgccctgttgggtgccacgctgccctccagaagggcacagctctccctttaCATCTCTGTGGTTTTTAGGAGCCCCACGGAATAGAcatgacagtggcaaggccatgtcagtcctgctggagggctgaatgtaggcagctgcaatgagccctgtgtgtcgctggctgggaggggagagctgagatcctcctcaggtcctgcgagatggggtggggggttgggaacaATACTGATGGATAGACGGGCTGTCCCCACTCTGTACTGAGGGACAGCCCTTTGGCTCTTAGGACCCACAAGGTTTTACATAGTGtgcagcagaaatgccaagggTTTCTGTCTTAAAGACACTCCTCAGGTGTGGTGGGGAAAttagaacagaacaaacagagaaataaagtgccctcagctctgttctgcagtcGGGTGAATTGGGAATGACaaggctgaaaagccctttgatgccatgaaTGGATTTAATCTGAGATCGCCCCAGTTCctatttaactattgctgtaggacAGGACTGGATCCTGCAGAGCTAACACCTCCCTGATGGATCATCAGCCAGCTCCAACCAGTGTGTGCAAAAAGGATGCGACAAATACATTCCCAAAAGGGGAGAGGCAGTTGGCTGGGTCTCAAAGAGTGATTGAAGAGGCTTTTTTGAGAGAAGTCTGCCCTCACTTCTCActgtctttccttccatggacaggtctctaAGCCTAGGGGAAgataatgtccaacagcagctccatcacccagttcctcctcctggcattcgcagacacacgggagctgcagctcttgcacttcgggctcttcctgggcatctacctggctgccctcctgggaaacgcactcatcatcaccaccatcgcctgtgaccaccgcctccacacccccatgtacttcttcctcctcaacctctccgttcttgacctgggctccatctccaccactgtccccaaagccatggccaattccctgtttgacaccagggccatctcctactggggatgtgctgcacagctcttcttctttctcttctttatcacagcagagtactgtcttctcaccgtcatgtcctacgatcgctacgttgccatctgccaacccctgcactacgggaccctcctgggcagcagagcttgtgtccacatggcagcagctgcctggggcagtgggtttctcaatgctctcctgcacacggccaatacattttccctacccctctgccagggcaatgtcctggaccagttcttctgtgaaatcccccagatcctcaagctctcctgctcacagtcctacctcagggaagttgggcttcttgtggtcagtgc from Numenius arquata unplaced genomic scaffold, bNumArq3.hap1.1 HAP1_SCAFFOLD_188, whole genome shotgun sequence includes:
- the LOC141478265 gene encoding olfactory receptor 14J1-like; translated protein: MSNSSSITQFLLLAFADTRELQLLHFGLFLGIYLAALLGNALIITTIACDHRLHTPMYFFLLNLSVLDLGSISTTVPKAMANSLFDTRAISYWGCAAQLFFFLFFITAEYCLLTVMSYDRYVAICQPLHYGTLLGSRACVHMAAAAWGSGFLNALLHTANTFSLPLCQGNVLDQFFCEIPQILKLSCSQSYLREVGLLVVSACLAFGCFVSVVVSYVQIFRAVLRIPSEQGRHKAFSTCLPHLAVVSLFVSTAVFSHLKPPSISSTFLDLLVAVLYSVFSPAVNPLIYSMRNQELKEVIRNLISWIFFKRETFTTSFHK